The proteins below come from a single Prolixibacter sp. NT017 genomic window:
- a CDS encoding class I SAM-dependent methyltransferase: MSFDERARTWDDDPVKTERAAAFAKTIIEQVHPKPEMSALEFGAGTGLLSYQLKETFDTIVLVDSSEGMIDVLKEKIAKEHLSHFFPLNVDLLETSPDIGPFDAIYTLMTMHHIDSLHDILQVFHRLLKPGGKLCIGDLVKEDGSFHGSGFTGHKGFDKDKLSGLLKEHGMTPVHYEIFYELEKKRDGASQKFPLFSLIAEKAG, from the coding sequence ATGTCATTTGATGAACGCGCCCGCACGTGGGACGACGACCCGGTAAAAACAGAGAGAGCTGCGGCTTTCGCGAAAACAATCATCGAACAGGTTCACCCCAAACCGGAAATGAGTGCCCTGGAATTTGGAGCCGGAACCGGATTACTCAGTTACCAGTTAAAGGAAACATTCGACACCATTGTACTGGTCGATAGTTCGGAAGGCATGATTGACGTATTGAAAGAGAAGATAGCGAAAGAACATCTCTCCCACTTTTTTCCGCTGAACGTCGATTTACTGGAAACATCACCGGACATTGGCCCGTTCGATGCCATTTATACCTTGATGACCATGCACCATATCGATTCTCTGCATGATATTTTGCAGGTATTCCATCGCTTGCTGAAACCGGGCGGAAAGTTGTGTATTGGTGATTTGGTAAAAGAAGACGGCAGTTTTCACGGTAGTGGATTTACCGGACACAAGGGCTTTGACAAGGACAAACTGTCGGGGCTGTTGAAGGAACACGGAATGACCCCGGTACATTACGAAATCTTCTACGAGCTGGAAAAAAAACGGGATGGTGCTTCACAAAAGTTTCCGCTGTTTTCGCTCATTGCTGAAAAGGCTGGCTAG
- a CDS encoding RNA-binding protein, whose translation MNIYVGSLQYDVTEDELRSIFEAYGAVDSVKIIMDKFSGRSKGFGFIEMPNDEEGEQAVQSLNGSEINGRKVIVNLATEKKARPRRSGGYEQRGNFRPRH comes from the coding sequence ATGAATATTTATGTTGGCAGTCTTCAGTACGATGTAACAGAAGATGAATTACGAAGTATTTTTGAAGCTTATGGTGCGGTTGACTCCGTGAAGATTATTATGGACAAGTTTTCCGGTCGTAGCAAAGGCTTTGGTTTTATTGAAATGCCTAATGACGAGGAAGGTGAACAGGCCGTCCAATCATTGAATGGCTCTGAGATTAACGGGCGAAAAGTGATAGTCAATCTGGCTACCGAGAAAAAAGCCCGTCCCCGCCGTTCCGGAGGTTATGAACAAAGGGGTAATTTCCGTCCGCGTCACTGA
- a CDS encoding DsrE family protein, producing the protein MKKYIVILVAIFTFLTAGKSVAQVPVNSNVKNYIVLTRNIKQLKPIILAAEDLAAEDGSQFGKFKVIICGKTITNVTQMDKMAPYLEMAEKNHVELYVCGLSLKKFKIAPKDMPKQIHVTKNGLLYDFQLQKEGYMSIEL; encoded by the coding sequence ATGAAAAAATACATTGTCATATTAGTCGCTATTTTCACGTTCCTGACGGCAGGTAAAAGTGTGGCCCAGGTCCCCGTAAATTCAAACGTTAAAAACTACATCGTTCTCACCAGGAACATAAAACAATTGAAGCCAATCATCCTGGCAGCGGAGGATTTGGCAGCTGAAGACGGAAGTCAATTCGGTAAGTTCAAGGTTATCATTTGCGGTAAAACAATTACGAATGTCACGCAAATGGATAAGATGGCTCCATACCTGGAAATGGCGGAGAAAAATCATGTTGAATTATATGTTTGCGGATTGTCTTTGAAGAAATTTAAGATCGCTCCCAAAGACATGCCCAAACAAATTCATGTGACCAAAAATGGTCTCCTTTATGACTTTCAATTACAGAAAGAAGGATACATGAGTATCGAACTGTAA
- a CDS encoding DoxX family protein, which yields METKTIEINKNAVTVLRILLSMIFIVASIMHTFKVEKVVDRINHARFGELGYLLGKPEISVIASGIAMFVAGIALLIGFNTKYAAIVLALILIPITITIQVGQMSTIGPLFKNIAIFGGLMFFALNNNFNILKNKKA from the coding sequence ATGGAAACAAAAACAATCGAAATAAATAAGAACGCCGTTACGGTACTCCGAATATTGTTAAGCATGATCTTTATTGTAGCAAGTATCATGCACACATTCAAGGTTGAAAAAGTAGTTGACAGAATCAATCATGCCAGGTTCGGTGAACTGGGCTATCTGTTAGGTAAACCTGAAATTTCAGTAATTGCCTCAGGGATTGCTATGTTTGTTGCTGGCATTGCGTTATTGATTGGATTTAATACCAAATATGCAGCCATCGTTTTGGCTTTAATACTCATCCCGATAACCATTACCATTCAGGTCGGACAAATGTCAACCATTGGACCGTTGTTTAAGAACATCGCCATATTTGGAGGATTGATGTTCTTCGCTTTGAATAACAATTTTAACATCTTAAAAAACAAAAAAGCATGA
- a CDS encoding CsbD family protein: MDLKIKGNWNELKGKLKQKYGDLTDDDLSFVEGKEDELLGRLQKKLNKTKEEIAAEIRKEIEEL, from the coding sequence ATGGATTTAAAAATTAAAGGAAACTGGAACGAATTAAAAGGAAAACTGAAACAGAAGTATGGCGATTTAACCGATGACGATTTAAGCTTTGTGGAAGGCAAAGAAGATGAATTACTGGGTCGCCTGCAGAAGAAATTGAATAAAACAAAAGAAGAAATAGCAGCCGAAATCAGAAAAGAGATTGAAGAGTTGTAA
- a CDS encoding DsrE family protein — protein sequence MKKFGFLLLIGLLLASCNQKPKQANETDAQKPMMAQTEAPRDGVFIHITQGYAYPHRVLMPLKMAVMMAMDKDVVVYMDIHAVELLVKDAKDLTYADFESFQTYVKQLVEKGVPVMACPTCLKIAGYTPDDLMEGVQVAQKDKFFNFTKGRIVTLDY from the coding sequence ATGAAAAAGTTTGGATTCCTTTTATTGATCGGATTATTACTTGCTTCCTGCAATCAAAAACCGAAGCAGGCAAACGAGACTGACGCACAAAAGCCGATGATGGCGCAGACTGAAGCACCGCGCGATGGTGTATTCATTCATATCACCCAAGGCTACGCTTACCCGCACCGGGTATTGATGCCGCTGAAAATGGCCGTCATGATGGCCATGGACAAAGACGTAGTAGTTTATATGGATATTCACGCTGTTGAACTCCTGGTGAAAGATGCGAAAGATTTGACCTATGCCGATTTCGAATCCTTTCAAACCTACGTAAAACAGTTGGTCGAAAAAGGTGTCCCGGTGATGGCCTGCCCTACCTGCCTGAAAATTGCCGGTTATACACCCGACGATTTAATGGAAGGCGTTCAGGTTGCACAAAAAGATAAGTTCTTCAATTTCACCAAAGGGAGAATAGTTACGCTGGACTATTAA
- a CDS encoding AraC family transcriptional regulator, translated as MEQIFDIYQLTEEGVREIATSDNEPHQHDYEELLVGMEGALDHFIDYESVEINAPFISFVTKGKVHRVVPKLKNGQCKIWVIRFKSEFIPETTFQLYSYYHGHANVKMELNGCFFRMPDLCEMIYNETQQPEPAYAVIQHLLSALFIMIESERKKLCPTGETIQKTQNVTFKNFLKILEENFRRPEGVEFYAEKLFMSSRNLNLICQNILNQSVSEIIETRKLIEAKNLLITTDKTIAEIGFELGYQEKSYFTRVFKKKSGQTPSEFRDEMQHQI; from the coding sequence ATGGAGCAAATCTTCGATATATACCAACTCACCGAAGAAGGAGTCAGGGAAATAGCGACATCGGACAATGAGCCTCATCAGCATGATTACGAAGAGTTGCTGGTGGGAATGGAGGGGGCACTGGACCACTTCATCGACTACGAGTCCGTGGAAATCAATGCTCCGTTCATCAGCTTTGTCACCAAGGGAAAAGTACACCGGGTGGTTCCCAAGTTAAAGAACGGCCAATGCAAAATATGGGTTATCCGCTTTAAAAGCGAATTCATTCCGGAGACGACCTTTCAGCTCTACTCCTACTATCATGGCCATGCCAACGTGAAGATGGAATTGAATGGTTGTTTCTTCCGCATGCCCGATTTGTGTGAAATGATATATAATGAGACCCAACAACCTGAGCCGGCTTATGCCGTCATTCAACATTTGCTCAGTGCGTTGTTTATCATGATTGAATCGGAACGAAAGAAATTGTGCCCAACCGGTGAGACCATTCAAAAAACCCAAAATGTCACCTTTAAAAACTTCCTGAAAATACTGGAAGAGAATTTTCGTCGCCCGGAAGGCGTGGAATTCTATGCAGAAAAACTGTTCATGTCCTCACGAAACCTGAACCTGATTTGTCAGAATATTCTCAATCAAAGTGTTTCTGAAATCATCGAAACGCGAAAACTCATCGAAGCCAAAAACCTTTTGATTACGACAGACAAAACCATTGCCGAGATAGGCTTCGAACTGGGGTACCAGGAAAAATCTTATTTTACCCGGGTATTCAAAAAAAAATCAGGACAAACGCCCAGTGAGTTTCGTGACGAAATGCAACACCAAATCTGA
- a CDS encoding arsenate reductase family protein: MQRKVYYLSTCDTSKRIMKEVGVDDSFEQQDIKFHPVTEEQVEHFYQQTGSYEDLINKRARKLKDALTEHPVTSDDDYKKLLLMDYTFLKRPVFEIDGQLFVGNAKKTVEAIKEALGR; this comes from the coding sequence ATGCAACGAAAAGTATATTATCTCTCAACCTGCGATACCAGCAAACGAATCATGAAAGAAGTGGGTGTTGACGACAGCTTTGAACAGCAGGATATTAAATTCCATCCAGTTACCGAAGAACAGGTAGAGCATTTCTACCAGCAAACCGGAAGCTACGAGGATTTGATTAATAAACGAGCCCGCAAACTAAAAGATGCCCTGACTGAACATCCGGTGACCAGCGATGATGATTACAAAAAATTGCTGCTGATGGATTACACCTTCCTGAAACGCCCCGTCTTCGAAATCGACGGACAACTGTTTGTCGGAAATGCAAAGAAGACAGTGGAAGCGATTAAAGAGGCATTGGGACGATAA
- the tal gene encoding transaldolase, protein MNLLEQLKKVTTVVADTGDFESMKEFKPQDTTTNPSLILAATEDSKYDSLIQDAVKYAKEHGGSKEEQLTTCMDKLSVNFGREILKIVPGRVSTEVDARLSFDTAATIEKARTLIRLYDEVGISKEKVLIKIASTWEGIEAARILEQEGIHCNLTLLFSMPQAIACADAGVTLVSPFVGRIYDWYKKDRGVDDIPVEEDPGVESVTDIFTYFKKFGYPTEIMGASFRKAEQIIELAGCDLLTISPKLLKELGSKEGTLERKLRPEDAKDADIEKITLDEKSFRWMLNEDAMGTEKLAEGIRKFSADIVKLEKKVSAYL, encoded by the coding sequence ATGAATTTACTGGAACAATTAAAAAAAGTAACAACCGTTGTAGCCGATACCGGAGACTTTGAATCGATGAAAGAGTTTAAGCCGCAGGATACGACGACCAATCCGTCGTTGATACTGGCAGCTACCGAAGATTCGAAGTACGATTCACTCATACAGGATGCCGTAAAATATGCAAAAGAGCATGGCGGCAGCAAGGAAGAACAGTTGACCACCTGCATGGATAAGCTGTCGGTAAATTTTGGCCGGGAAATCCTGAAGATTGTCCCCGGTCGTGTTTCCACGGAAGTGGATGCCCGCTTATCCTTTGACACCGCGGCAACAATTGAGAAAGCCCGCACACTGATTCGTTTGTACGATGAGGTGGGTATTAGCAAAGAAAAGGTGCTGATTAAAATTGCATCGACGTGGGAAGGAATTGAAGCGGCCCGCATATTGGAGCAGGAAGGAATTCATTGTAACCTGACCCTGCTGTTCAGTATGCCGCAGGCCATTGCCTGTGCCGATGCCGGTGTAACACTGGTTTCTCCTTTTGTGGGAAGAATTTACGACTGGTACAAAAAGGACCGGGGTGTGGATGATATTCCGGTAGAGGAAGACCCGGGAGTAGAGAGCGTAACCGATATTTTTACGTATTTCAAGAAATTCGGGTATCCGACCGAAATCATGGGAGCCAGTTTTCGCAAAGCGGAACAGATTATCGAGTTGGCGGGTTGTGATTTGCTGACTATTTCGCCTAAGTTGTTGAAGGAACTGGGAAGCAAAGAAGGAACCCTCGAACGGAAACTTCGTCCGGAAGATGCGAAAGATGCCGATATTGAAAAGATAACGCTGGACGAGAAATCTTTCCGCTGGATGTTGAACGAAGATGCCATGGGAACAGAGAAACTGGCCGAAGGTATCCGTAAATTCAGTGCCGATATTGTAAAACTGGAGAAAAAAGTATCTGCTTATTTGTAA
- a CDS encoding YceI family protein, protein MATGTKWVIDPAHSELMFKVKHMMIANVKGEFQKFDAVIDGEDFAKSSVHVTVDAASIFTNENDRDNHLKSADFFDVENYKELVFESTSFEQVDDEDYKLTGMLTIKGVSKEVTLDVEFGGINNKDPWGNQRAGFSLKGKINRKDWGLNWNSLLETGGVLVSDEVRISAEVQFIKKEA, encoded by the coding sequence ATGGCAACTGGAACAAAATGGGTAATCGATCCCGCACATAGTGAATTGATGTTTAAAGTAAAACATATGATGATCGCCAATGTAAAAGGCGAATTTCAGAAATTTGACGCTGTGATTGATGGCGAAGATTTTGCCAAATCGTCGGTTCATGTAACCGTTGATGCAGCCTCCATCTTTACAAACGAGAATGATAGGGACAATCACTTAAAGAGCGCTGATTTCTTTGATGTGGAAAACTATAAAGAGTTAGTATTCGAAAGTACTTCGTTTGAACAAGTTGATGATGAAGACTACAAGCTGACCGGTATGCTGACCATCAAAGGCGTTTCGAAAGAAGTAACATTGGACGTAGAATTTGGTGGAATCAACAACAAAGACCCCTGGGGTAACCAAAGAGCCGGTTTCTCTCTTAAAGGAAAAATCAACCGGAAAGACTGGGGATTAAACTGGAATTCATTACTCGAAACCGGAGGTGTTTTAGTTAGTGATGAAGTACGAATCAGTGCAGAAGTGCAATTTATAAAAAAAGAAGCCTAA
- a CDS encoding short chain dehydrogenase, with protein MKILIIGGNGTIGNKVTAELKKRHEVVVAGRKSGDVNVDLASEGSIEKMFQDVPNLDAVISIAGATKWGNFEDLTEEDFYISIRNKLMGQVNLVRIGQRYLKDNGSFTLTTGILGEDPVKGSVGASMVNGGIHSFVIATARELKRGLRINVVAPGLVEDAAERQGHLFPGHLPVTMKRTVSGYLRSVEGYVTGEVIRLY; from the coding sequence ATGAAAATATTGATTATCGGTGGTAACGGCACCATTGGCAATAAGGTAACCGCGGAATTGAAGAAACGGCACGAAGTAGTTGTAGCTGGGCGGAAAAGCGGAGATGTCAACGTGGATTTAGCCTCGGAAGGCTCTATCGAGAAGATGTTTCAGGATGTTCCCAACCTGGATGCCGTTATCTCCATTGCCGGCGCCACCAAGTGGGGCAATTTCGAGGACCTGACGGAAGAAGACTTTTACATCAGCATCCGCAACAAACTGATGGGACAAGTGAACCTGGTGCGCATCGGACAGCGCTACCTTAAAGATAACGGCTCGTTTACCCTAACGACCGGAATTCTGGGCGAAGACCCGGTGAAAGGCTCGGTAGGTGCTTCCATGGTAAACGGAGGAATCCACAGCTTTGTGATAGCCACTGCCCGGGAACTGAAACGCGGCCTGCGCATCAATGTCGTCGCTCCCGGTTTGGTGGAAGATGCCGCAGAACGACAGGGACACCTTTTCCCCGGCCATCTGCCGGTCACCATGAAACGGACCGTGAGTGGTTATCTTCGTAGTGTAGAAGGATACGTTACGGGAGAAGTTATCCGGTTGTATTAA
- the fumC gene encoding class II fumarate hydratase, producing the protein MEKFRTETDSMGEIQVPAEHYWGAQTQRSFQNFQIGTQRFQWPSPIIRALGIVKKAAAQANEELGELPSDIAGNIMAAAEEVITGRMDSEFPLVVFQTGSGTQSNMNANEVISNRAIEMMGGEMGSKKPVHPNDHVNRSQSSNDTFPTAMHIALVEELHKRLFTSVELLRKTLADKSDLYQSIVKTGRTHLQDATPLTVGQEMSGWVAQLDFAMEGIRASLPGLYDLAIGGTAVGTGLNTHPQFAMRAVHFISEITGHPFRNAPNKFFALSAHDALVQTSAALRTLAGALMKIANDVRWLSSGPRCGIGEYNIPANEPGSSIMPGKVNPTQSEALTMVCAQVFGNDATVAFAGSQGNFQLNVYKPVMAHNVLESITLLADACRSFNEHCAVGIEPNLPRINENIQKNLMLVTALNRHIGYDKAARIAKKAHAEGKTLREAALELKYVSEEEFDQWVIPLEMTHPQ; encoded by the coding sequence ATGGAAAAGTTCAGAACAGAGACCGATTCAATGGGCGAAATTCAGGTTCCCGCCGAACATTACTGGGGAGCACAAACCCAACGTTCATTTCAAAATTTTCAAATCGGAACCCAGCGTTTTCAATGGCCTTCGCCAATTATCCGTGCACTGGGGATTGTGAAGAAGGCTGCAGCGCAGGCAAATGAGGAACTCGGTGAGCTACCGTCGGATATTGCCGGCAATATTATGGCTGCCGCCGAAGAAGTGATCACCGGCCGGATGGATAGTGAGTTTCCATTGGTGGTCTTTCAAACCGGTTCGGGAACGCAATCGAATATGAATGCTAACGAGGTAATTTCCAATCGTGCTATCGAAATGATGGGCGGCGAAATGGGAAGCAAGAAACCGGTTCATCCCAACGACCATGTCAACCGCAGCCAGTCGTCGAACGACACATTTCCAACGGCCATGCACATTGCGTTGGTTGAAGAGTTGCACAAGCGCCTTTTTACTTCGGTTGAGTTGCTGCGAAAAACACTGGCTGATAAATCGGACCTGTATCAATCGATTGTGAAAACCGGACGCACGCACTTGCAGGATGCCACGCCGTTAACGGTAGGACAGGAGATGAGCGGTTGGGTGGCCCAGCTCGATTTCGCTATGGAAGGCATTCGCGCCTCGCTTCCCGGATTATACGATCTGGCTATCGGAGGAACAGCGGTGGGAACCGGGTTGAATACCCATCCGCAGTTTGCCATGCGGGCCGTGCATTTTATCTCCGAAATTACCGGGCATCCTTTCCGTAATGCGCCCAACAAGTTCTTCGCCCTCTCAGCACACGACGCGCTGGTTCAGACATCGGCAGCCCTGCGCACACTGGCCGGGGCATTGATGAAAATTGCCAACGATGTGCGCTGGCTGTCGTCCGGTCCGCGTTGTGGCATCGGTGAATACAATATTCCGGCAAACGAGCCCGGTTCGTCTATCATGCCCGGCAAGGTGAACCCCACGCAGAGCGAAGCGCTGACCATGGTTTGTGCCCAGGTGTTTGGTAATGATGCCACCGTTGCTTTCGCGGGAAGCCAGGGAAACTTCCAGCTGAACGTGTACAAGCCGGTGATGGCGCACAACGTATTGGAGAGTATCACGCTGCTGGCGGATGCCTGTCGCTCGTTCAACGAGCATTGTGCGGTGGGTATCGAACCCAACCTGCCCCGGATAAACGAGAATATCCAAAAGAACCTGATGCTGGTGACCGCTTTGAACCGGCACATCGGATACGATAAGGCAGCCCGGATTGCCAAGAAAGCCCACGCGGAAGGGAAGACCTTACGGGAAGCAGCGCTGGAATTGAAATACGTGTCGGAAGAGGAGTTCGACCAGTGGGTCATTCCACTGGAGATGACACATCCGCAATAA
- a CDS encoding GyrI-like domain-containing protein, with amino-acid sequence MREYRIKEIPVKKLVGKRMTMSFAENQTGELWKSFMPRRREITNNVNQDLISMQVYPAGFFRNFNPTTPFEKWAAVEVNEFNSVPEGMETYVLPEGLYVVFIYHGKASDAAPFFQHILGEWLPQSDYQLDDRPHFEILGEKYKNDSPYSEEEIWIPVKEKSE; translated from the coding sequence ATGAGAGAATATCGAATTAAAGAAATACCGGTCAAAAAACTGGTAGGAAAACGCATGACCATGTCGTTTGCAGAAAATCAAACCGGAGAGCTTTGGAAGAGCTTCATGCCTCGGCGGAGAGAAATTACAAATAACGTCAACCAGGACCTTATTTCGATGCAGGTTTATCCAGCCGGATTTTTCAGGAATTTCAATCCAACAACGCCATTCGAAAAATGGGCTGCAGTCGAGGTCAACGAATTTAATTCGGTTCCCGAAGGAATGGAAACCTATGTCCTCCCGGAAGGATTATACGTTGTATTCATTTACCACGGCAAGGCCAGCGATGCAGCCCCTTTCTTTCAGCACATCCTGGGTGAATGGCTTCCGCAATCGGATTACCAGCTAGATGACCGGCCCCATTTCGAAATATTAGGAGAGAAATACAAAAACGATTCGCCCTACTCTGAAGAAGAGATTTGGATTCCTGTGAAGGAGAAGTCTGAATAA
- a CDS encoding thioesterase family protein, with protein sequence MMDTEFPLQLPLKIDWSDLDYFGHVNNISYFRYIQAARVNYMEHIGLVESYSTEKKGPIVASCKCDFIQPLFYPGDITIRSKINFIKKTSFGIYHQIMNAKGEVAAEAQDVMVMFDFNQNTKSPITAELRETIEQLENKKIGKKPE encoded by the coding sequence ATGATGGATACCGAATTTCCCTTACAACTACCGCTGAAGATTGACTGGAGTGACCTTGATTACTTCGGTCACGTGAATAACATTTCGTATTTCCGTTACATTCAAGCGGCACGCGTCAATTACATGGAGCACATTGGTCTGGTGGAATCGTACAGCACTGAAAAGAAGGGTCCTATCGTCGCTTCCTGCAAATGCGATTTCATACAGCCGCTATTTTATCCGGGCGACATCACCATCAGATCGAAAATCAATTTCATTAAGAAAACAAGCTTCGGCATTTACCACCAGATAATGAACGCCAAAGGAGAAGTAGCCGCTGAAGCACAGGACGTGATGGTGATGTTCGATTTCAATCAAAATACCAAGAGTCCGATCACTGCCGAACTCCGGGAAACCATCGAACAGCTGGAGAACAAAAAGATTGGGAAAAAACCGGAGTGA
- a CDS encoding lactonase family protein: protein MKKNIFLLLMAGVAVFAGPMKGVAQENSKSGMMFYIGTYTDGSDSKGIYRCELDPKTGQLENYALAGVSVNPSFVTLTPDGNYLLAVQEKNTAVGNTQGYIESFAVDQTTGNLEAINKEPSGGADPCFVSVNPEGFALTANYSSGSVGLFQLDGDGTISKALDVSQHEGHGPNVNRQKGPHAHSSYFGPDGKRIFAADLGTDDVYVYSLDADNGKLVPYKMPKIPMAPGAGPRHIAFGPNGQNMYVISEMGCTVTRVVLKPDGSFAVKESVSTLPKDYDGENTCAEVEVSPDGKYLYASNRGLDNIVIFSINPENGKLTEKGTESVRGKTPRNFTLSRDGKFLLVANQNSDNIVAFRRNPETGMLTYTSEIKAPKPVCLLFR from the coding sequence ATGAAGAAAAATATCTTTCTCCTGTTAATGGCCGGTGTGGCTGTTTTCGCTGGACCCATGAAGGGCGTGGCTCAGGAAAACTCAAAATCAGGTATGATGTTTTATATCGGAACTTACACTGACGGGAGCGATAGTAAAGGAATTTATCGCTGTGAGCTTGACCCGAAAACGGGACAACTGGAGAACTACGCATTGGCCGGAGTTTCAGTTAATCCATCTTTTGTTACGTTAACACCTGATGGTAATTACTTGCTGGCTGTTCAGGAAAAAAATACGGCAGTCGGGAATACCCAGGGTTATATCGAATCTTTTGCGGTAGATCAAACTACCGGTAATCTGGAAGCTATCAATAAAGAACCCAGCGGCGGTGCGGATCCCTGTTTTGTGAGTGTAAATCCGGAAGGTTTTGCATTAACGGCTAACTATTCCAGCGGAAGCGTGGGGCTTTTTCAATTGGATGGAGACGGAACGATAAGCAAGGCGCTGGATGTTAGTCAGCACGAGGGGCATGGTCCCAATGTAAACCGTCAGAAAGGACCGCATGCGCACAGTTCGTATTTCGGGCCCGATGGAAAACGAATCTTCGCTGCCGATTTGGGAACTGACGATGTGTATGTTTACAGCCTCGATGCCGATAACGGAAAACTGGTGCCATATAAAATGCCAAAAATTCCGATGGCTCCGGGGGCGGGGCCACGTCACATTGCTTTTGGTCCCAACGGACAAAATATGTATGTGATTAGTGAAATGGGGTGTACGGTTACCCGCGTGGTTTTGAAACCGGATGGCAGCTTTGCAGTAAAAGAATCGGTTTCCACGTTGCCCAAAGATTACGATGGTGAAAACACTTGCGCCGAAGTGGAAGTTTCGCCGGATGGCAAATACCTTTATGCTTCCAATCGCGGATTGGACAACATCGTTATTTTTTCGATCAATCCGGAAAACGGGAAATTGACGGAAAAAGGAACCGAATCAGTGAGAGGAAAGACACCACGGAATTTTACGTTGTCTCGCGATGGTAAATTCCTGTTGGTTGCCAATCAGAACAGCGATAACATTGTGGCATTCCGCCGTAATCCGGAAACGGGTATGCTTACCTACACCAGCGAGATAAAAGCTCCAAAGCCCGTTTGCCTGTTATTCCGGTAA
- the ygiD gene encoding 4,5-DOPA dioxygenase extradiol, whose amino-acid sequence MKLDVLDPMITHNSTALMPVLFVGHGNPMNAIEENEFVESWRNIGKTIPKPSAILCISAHWETRGTLVTAMEKPMTIHDFGGFPKTLFDVQYPAPGSTELAKETQQLIHQTKVGLDDKWGLDHGAWSVIKHLYPEADVPVVEMSLDYFQSPKAHYDLARELAPLRRKGVLIIGSGNMVHNLRRVAWDKFNENYGYDWAIEANEKMKRYILDDNHQQLINIQAQGSAFQLAIPTPEHYLPLLYALALKEKNEQITLFNDQTMAGSLSMTSVKIDKV is encoded by the coding sequence ATGAAGCTCGACGTATTAGATCCCATGATAACACACAACAGCACAGCGCTCATGCCTGTGCTGTTTGTGGGTCATGGCAATCCCATGAATGCCATTGAGGAAAATGAGTTTGTTGAAAGTTGGCGGAATATTGGAAAAACGATTCCGAAACCATCCGCTATCCTTTGCATTTCTGCTCACTGGGAAACCCGGGGAACTCTTGTGACGGCGATGGAAAAACCCATGACCATTCACGACTTTGGCGGTTTTCCGAAGACTTTGTTCGATGTGCAATATCCGGCTCCTGGAAGTACTGAACTAGCGAAAGAGACACAACAGCTAATTCACCAAACGAAAGTTGGACTGGACGATAAATGGGGCCTCGATCATGGAGCATGGAGTGTGATAAAACACCTATATCCAGAAGCGGATGTTCCGGTCGTGGAGATGAGTCTCGACTATTTCCAGTCACCTAAAGCCCATTACGACCTAGCCAGGGAACTTGCACCACTTCGCCGCAAGGGCGTGCTGATTATCGGAAGTGGAAACATGGTACACAACCTTCGCCGGGTAGCCTGGGATAAGTTCAATGAGAACTACGGCTACGATTGGGCTATCGAAGCCAATGAGAAAATGAAACGATACATTCTGGACGACAATCATCAACAGTTAATCAATATTCAGGCACAAGGAAGTGCTTTTCAACTCGCGATTCCCACCCCCGAACATTACCTGCCGTTGCTGTACGCATTGGCTTTGAAAGAAAAGAACGAGCAGATAACATTATTCAACGATCAAACAATGGCCGGCTCTTTGTCTATGACTTCCGTAAAGATTGACAAAGTCTGA